A stretch of Petrotoga mexicana DSM 14811 DNA encodes these proteins:
- a CDS encoding phosphoadenosine phosphosulfate reductase family protein, with the protein MTTTIEEKIDSIKKEMKEIIGNKNLYIAFSGGMDSTVVALLAKDILPQSKITLVNVCFGGYSYSKGLEAVLTLSKQLGLKLFFSRGEEEQEEIMYHGPNCNQCTRIVKIRKVKQFSYKGIVASGANLSDSWGNTGIKFFDGIYSPLLNLNKEEIQEILKYYNITIPKIGENKIREGCKYKHLLKMSVNRDYHSRADIIANEVIHDVLDFYDVQREIANVKIIGPLSKNIALINVKPLPSKKILEEIKNLLQNEETIDFVDIVDAALKLKILVNPGIYNNEESKYWILNGRLAPEFAMPITAEWIKSSNYKLWTFAVVDYNKL; encoded by the coding sequence ATGACAACAACGATTGAAGAAAAAATAGATTCTATAAAAAAGGAAATGAAAGAGATAATAGGTAACAAAAATTTGTATATAGCTTTTTCTGGAGGTATGGACAGTACTGTTGTGGCATTGCTTGCAAAAGATATTTTGCCCCAAAGTAAGATTACTTTGGTAAACGTTTGCTTTGGTGGTTATTCTTACTCAAAAGGATTAGAGGCCGTTTTAACCTTATCCAAACAGTTGGGTTTAAAATTGTTTTTTTCACGTGGTGAAGAAGAACAGGAAGAGATAATGTACCATGGTCCAAATTGTAATCAATGTACAAGGATTGTAAAAATCCGAAAGGTAAAGCAGTTTTCTTATAAGGGAATAGTCGCTTCAGGTGCAAACTTATCTGATTCATGGGGTAATACTGGGATTAAGTTTTTTGACGGAATATACTCTCCCCTTTTAAATTTGAACAAAGAAGAAATCCAGGAGATTTTAAAGTACTATAATATAACAATACCAAAAATTGGGGAGAATAAAATACGAGAGGGATGTAAGTACAAGCATTTATTAAAAATGTCTGTAAATAGAGATTATCATTCAAGAGCAGATATCATTGCCAACGAAGTGATTCACGATGTGCTTGATTTTTACGATGTTCAAAGAGAGATCGCAAACGTTAAAATCATCGGTCCTCTTTCGAAAAATATTGCTCTGATTAATGTTAAACCTTTACCCTCTAAAAAAATTTTAGAAGAGATAAAAAATCTCCTTCAGAATGAAGAAACAATAGATTTTGTTGATATAGTAGATGCTGCTTTAAAGCTCAAGATTTTGGTAAATCCAGGTATATATAACAACGAAGAGTCGAAATACTGGATATTAAATGGGAGATTGGCTCCGGAATTTGCTATGCCCATAACCGCAGAATGGATAAAAAGCTCAAACTACAAACTCTGGACTTTCGCTGTAGTGGATTATAATAAGCTCTAA
- a CDS encoding diguanylate cyclase domain-containing protein, whose product MVYIIIISTVLLFILVYVFYTGIKTAIYVRRIVNEKDKPPAFAPPSPKNVIRERFKSSLFETAITCLENEVEKDCALESIIEKLPLFLKADSWSFLLTPNNDEWRFLFWSKDLDFLPLEEVASEIQISGEHIKKVIDTKKVLFIKDTKKNSLWYQKHSLSKSWLGIPIMVKNEIIGVLNVDWFKQAKVSKFERELINYFLEDIDRVLKTVFSVSEQFLSSELDILTQVYNRKALEKYISQYKSDTSKKAVIFLDFDNFKKINDNFGHTVGDQALKILTKRIQNSIKSDDLIFRYGGDEFIIIIDEITENISIDIIIQRIKSTVKTPITFNDMLIISSISTGYCLVPEEAPDIEKAIEIADKRMYLEKEIH is encoded by the coding sequence ATGGTATATATAATTATCATTTCTACTGTACTTTTGTTTATATTGGTCTATGTTTTCTACACGGGGATAAAAACCGCTATCTATGTTCGAAGAATTGTTAATGAAAAAGATAAACCACCTGCTTTCGCTCCTCCCAGTCCAAAAAATGTTATAAGGGAACGCTTTAAAAGTTCTCTTTTTGAAACGGCTATTACCTGTTTAGAAAACGAGGTTGAAAAGGATTGTGCACTTGAATCTATCATTGAAAAGTTACCACTCTTTTTAAAAGCCGATTCTTGGAGTTTTTTATTGACTCCAAATAATGATGAATGGAGATTTTTATTCTGGTCAAAGGATTTAGACTTTCTTCCTTTAGAGGAAGTAGCCTCAGAAATACAAATCAGTGGAGAGCATATTAAAAAAGTAATTGATACAAAAAAAGTACTTTTCATAAAGGACACTAAAAAGAATAGCCTGTGGTATCAAAAACATAGCTTGTCTAAATCTTGGTTGGGCATACCGATTATGGTAAAAAATGAAATAATAGGTGTTTTGAATGTTGATTGGTTTAAGCAAGCAAAAGTATCGAAATTTGAAAGAGAATTAATAAATTACTTTTTAGAAGACATAGATAGAGTCTTAAAAACTGTTTTTTCTGTGAGCGAACAGTTTCTCAGTTCAGAGTTAGATATATTAACCCAAGTGTATAATAGAAAAGCCCTTGAAAAATATATCTCTCAATATAAATCCGATACTTCAAAAAAGGCGGTTATTTTTCTGGACTTTGACAATTTTAAAAAGATTAACGATAATTTTGGTCACACCGTAGGGGATCAAGCTTTAAAAATTCTTACAAAGAGAATTCAAAATTCTATTAAATCTGATGATTTAATCTTTAGGTACGGAGGAGACGAATTTATTATAATAATAGATGAAATAACGGAGAACATTAGTATTGATATAATAATACAAAGGATCAAATCAACTGTTAAAACCCCAATAACGTTCAACGATATGTTGATAATATCTTCTATAAGTACAGGTTACTGTCTTGTCCCTGAAGAAGCTCCTGATATTGAGAAAGCCATTGAAATAGCCGATAAAAGAATGTATTTGGAAAAAGAAATACATTAA
- a CDS encoding GntP family permease, producing MGIWLIILLILSVIFIIFATARLTLHPFLVLLFTAVLFGIFSGMSLTEIVDSITGGFGGTLGSIGIVIAAGTIIGTFLEKSGGAFKMAEATLKLTGEKRVPLAMAIIGYIVSIPVFCDSGFVILSPLNRAVTKRAKFSLAATGLALSLGLYATHTMVPPTPGPIAAAGILGADLGMVILIGLIVSIPAMLIGVLYANIMGKRIYIEPEPELSDVEIEERTKKAPSTFNSFMPIVVPIILILLKSISDFPTRPFGDSAVRSFFGFVGNPVIALLIGVLIAFTLPKKLDKKMLSSSGWVGEGLLNAASIILITGAGGAFGKVLQNSGIADVLGEGLATANLGIWLPFIVAAAIKSAQGSSTVAIITTASLMAPLMSSLGLTTPAAIALSVVAIGAGSMVVSHANDSYFWVVSQFSRMSVNQAYKLQTLGTLVEGVTAAIIIWIISLIIL from the coding sequence ATGGGTATATGGTTGATCATTTTGTTGATTTTATCTGTTATTTTTATAATTTTTGCAACTGCAAGGTTAACACTGCACCCTTTCTTAGTTTTGTTGTTCACTGCTGTTTTGTTCGGTATTTTTTCTGGAATGAGTTTGACGGAAATAGTTGATTCAATTACCGGTGGTTTTGGAGGAACGCTTGGAAGTATAGGCATAGTGATCGCCGCTGGTACGATAATCGGTACTTTCCTTGAAAAATCTGGTGGTGCTTTTAAGATGGCTGAAGCTACTTTAAAATTAACTGGGGAAAAGAGAGTTCCGTTGGCTATGGCTATAATAGGTTATATAGTTTCCATACCTGTTTTTTGTGACTCTGGATTTGTAATCCTTTCTCCTTTAAATAGGGCTGTTACGAAGAGGGCGAAGTTCTCCCTTGCAGCAACTGGTCTTGCTCTGAGTCTTGGATTATATGCTACACATACGATGGTTCCTCCTACCCCAGGACCCATAGCAGCCGCTGGGATCTTAGGCGCGGATTTGGGAATGGTTATATTGATTGGGTTGATAGTTTCTATTCCTGCCATGCTTATAGGCGTATTATATGCCAATATAATGGGCAAAAGAATATATATTGAACCAGAACCAGAATTGAGCGATGTCGAGATAGAGGAAAGAACTAAGAAAGCTCCTTCGACTTTTAATTCTTTCATGCCCATAGTTGTGCCTATCATATTGATTCTTTTAAAATCAATTTCTGATTTCCCAACCAGACCTTTTGGGGATAGCGCTGTTAGAAGTTTTTTTGGGTTCGTTGGTAATCCGGTAATCGCTCTTTTAATTGGAGTTTTAATAGCTTTCACTTTACCCAAAAAATTAGATAAAAAGATGCTTTCTTCAAGTGGTTGGGTAGGTGAAGGGTTGTTGAATGCTGCATCTATTATTTTGATAACGGGAGCTGGTGGTGCATTTGGAAAAGTTTTACAAAATTCAGGAATTGCAGATGTATTAGGAGAAGGGTTGGCTACAGCTAATTTGGGTATTTGGCTACCATTTATCGTAGCTGCAGCGATTAAATCTGCCCAAGGTTCTTCAACTGTTGCTATAATAACTACTGCGTCATTAATGGCTCCATTAATGAGCTCTCTAGGTTTGACCACACCTGCTGCAATAGCATTGTCTGTTGTTGCGATTGGAGCTGGATCCATGGTGGTATCTCATGCTAACGATAGTTATTTCTGGGTTGTTTCACAATTTTCAAGAATGAGTGTCAATCAAGCTTATAAACTTCAAACGCTGGGAACTTTGGTAGAAGGAGTCACAGCGGCAATTATTATATGGATTATAAGTTTAATAATTTTGTAA
- a CDS encoding glycerate kinase type-2 family protein, with protein sequence MKNLREDAFRIIKNSIDSVLPEKAVQQELEKMSLEDNIHIVAIGKAAWRMAKSAKDFLKDKVKNGIVITKYGHSQGTIESLQIYEAGHPIPDENTIKSTKKAIELVQNLRENDVVLFLVSGGGSALFEIPVEGVNLEDIKNVTDMLLKSGANIVEINTVRKHLSRVKGGNFAKLVEPAKIYSLVLSDVLGDRLDSIASGPAYPDSTTLEDVEKIIKKYDLTLSEKILHALKNETPKHLDNVETRIIGSVTKVCESAVKIAQNLGYNTMILTTTLDCEAKEAGSFLAAIVREEKERERPLNTPCAIILGGETVVHVRGKGKGGRNQELVLSAARGIKGYQEVLIASVGTDGTDGPTDAAGGIVDGETVNRLQEKGIDVEKVLNNNDSYHALQSVDGLVITGPTGTNVNDLTFILCN encoded by the coding sequence TTGAAAAATTTACGTGAAGATGCCTTTAGGATAATAAAAAATTCAATAGATTCTGTTTTACCAGAAAAAGCTGTTCAACAAGAACTTGAGAAAATGAGTTTAGAAGATAATATTCACATAGTTGCTATAGGAAAAGCTGCTTGGAGGATGGCTAAATCAGCAAAAGATTTTTTAAAGGATAAGGTAAAAAATGGAATAGTTATAACAAAATATGGTCATTCTCAAGGTACAATAGAAAGCCTACAAATATATGAAGCGGGTCACCCTATTCCAGATGAGAATACTATAAAATCTACAAAGAAAGCTATAGAATTGGTACAAAATTTACGCGAAAATGATGTTGTACTATTTCTTGTTTCTGGAGGAGGATCAGCCCTTTTTGAAATTCCAGTTGAGGGTGTTAATTTAGAAGACATAAAAAATGTAACAGATATGTTGTTAAAATCTGGAGCAAATATAGTGGAAATAAATACGGTGAGAAAACATCTCTCTCGAGTTAAAGGAGGGAATTTTGCGAAGTTAGTTGAACCTGCAAAAATATATTCTCTTGTTCTATCTGATGTGTTAGGTGATAGATTGGATAGTATTGCTTCTGGTCCTGCATACCCTGATTCTACCACCCTCGAAGATGTGGAAAAAATAATAAAAAAATATGACTTAACACTTTCAGAAAAAATCTTACATGCCCTAAAAAATGAGACTCCAAAACATCTAGATAACGTTGAAACAAGGATTATTGGTAGTGTAACTAAGGTTTGTGAAAGTGCTGTCAAAATTGCTCAAAATTTGGGATATAATACTATGATTTTAACAACTACGCTTGACTGTGAAGCGAAAGAAGCTGGTTCATTTTTAGCAGCCATCGTTAGAGAGGAAAAAGAAAGAGAAAGACCTTTAAACACTCCTTGTGCAATAATTTTAGGAGGAGAAACGGTAGTTCATGTTAGAGGAAAGGGTAAAGGAGGAAGAAATCAAGAACTGGTTTTATCAGCAGCTCGAGGTATTAAAGGATATCAAGAAGTTTTGATAGCTTCAGTAGGAACAGATGGAACTGATGGCCCAACGGATGCGGCCGGTGGAATAGTTGATGGAGAAACGGTTAACAGATTACAAGAGAAAGGAATAGATGTTGAAAAGGTATTAAATAACAACGACTCATATCATGCCCTACAAAGTGTTGACGGTCTAGTTATAACAGGTCCTACCGGCACAAATGTAAATGATTTAACTTTTATACTCTGTAATTGA
- a CDS encoding NUDIX hydrolase, translating into MNLDKIKEIFKDYSPKPIGVEKCFSVLISLIQKDNSLHLLYELRSKTLVRQPGEVSFPGGEIEANETPKNAAIRESCEELNLQPNNVEILGAADYLLTPFNYLIYSYVGFLNINVNTIKPNEEVEEVFTVPLEYFLSHEPLVHNTYLTNEIDEGFPYDLIPNGKDYNWRVGKYPVYFYVYEDRIIWGITARLTYEFIKKLRH; encoded by the coding sequence GTGAATCTAGATAAAATTAAAGAAATTTTTAAAGATTATTCTCCAAAACCTATAGGAGTAGAAAAATGTTTTTCTGTGTTGATTTCTTTGATACAAAAAGACAACTCTTTACACCTTTTATACGAATTGAGATCAAAGACTTTAGTGAGACAACCTGGAGAAGTTTCTTTTCCCGGAGGAGAAATTGAGGCAAATGAAACACCAAAAAATGCAGCCATTAGAGAAAGTTGTGAAGAATTGAATTTACAACCAAATAACGTAGAAATATTGGGAGCTGCGGATTATCTCCTTACTCCCTTTAATTATTTAATATATTCATATGTTGGTTTTTTGAATATAAACGTCAACACAATAAAACCTAATGAAGAAGTGGAAGAAGTATTTACTGTACCTTTAGAATATTTCTTATCTCATGAACCTTTAGTTCATAACACTTATCTTACAAACGAAATAGATGAAGGTTTCCCTTATGATCTTATCCCTAATGGAAAAGATTATAACTGGAGAGTTGGTAAATACCCTGTTTATTTCTATGTTTACGAAGATAGAATTATTTGGGGCATCACCGCCAGATTAACGTACGAGTTTATTAAGAAATTGAGACATTGA
- a CDS encoding GAF domain-containing protein has product MRSVFRDFTDYFFEILTYPKEKWNLFWQDYKRTLDFINLYQEKKGIKEDEIVEKFKKIGRRELDKAFWYKQEIIKDLKADIIKDLTKSSEKFQLDRGDYAVYLTVFMGESPYEFLESFKGTIIGVDILYFYFNRDKIDPKSLIEEAIMEFINSTTPNKKKADFWILYDKIKTIISDKNYNDKQSILKLISQLLAERIPYYNWVGFYLVDERDGNSLVLGPFVGEPTEHTKIKFGQGICGQAASTKATFVVDDVSKEENYLSCSPKTQAEIVVPIFDKKGNIVGEIDIDSHEKAPFNQDDRSFLEAIAELLSERFW; this is encoded by the coding sequence ATGAGAAGCGTTTTTAGAGATTTTACTGATTATTTTTTTGAAATATTAACTTATCCAAAAGAAAAGTGGAATTTATTTTGGCAGGATTACAAGAGAACTTTAGATTTTATAAATCTTTATCAAGAAAAAAAAGGTATCAAAGAAGATGAGATTGTTGAAAAATTTAAAAAAATTGGAAGAAGGGAACTTGACAAGGCTTTTTGGTACAAGCAAGAAATTATAAAAGATTTAAAAGCTGATATCATCAAGGATCTGACAAAATCCTCTGAAAAGTTTCAACTTGACAGGGGAGATTATGCGGTTTATTTAACTGTATTCATGGGTGAGAGCCCTTACGAATTTTTAGAATCATTCAAAGGAACAATAATTGGTGTAGATATACTTTATTTTTATTTCAACAGGGATAAGATCGATCCAAAAAGCTTAATAGAAGAAGCAATAATGGAATTCATTAATTCTACAACACCCAATAAGAAAAAAGCCGACTTTTGGATTTTATACGATAAGATAAAAACTATTATCAGTGATAAAAATTATAACGATAAGCAGAGTATTTTAAAATTAATTTCTCAATTGTTAGCTGAAAGGATACCTTATTATAATTGGGTAGGTTTTTATCTGGTCGATGAGAGAGATGGTAATTCGCTTGTATTAGGACCTTTTGTTGGAGAGCCAACAGAACACACAAAAATAAAGTTTGGACAAGGAATCTGTGGACAAGCGGCGAGCACAAAAGCAACCTTCGTTGTTGATGATGTTAGCAAAGAAGAGAACTATCTTTCATGCAGCCCAAAAACACAGGCGGAAATTGTTGTTCCCATATTTGATAAAAAGGGAAATATTGTTGGTGAAATAGATATTGATAGTCACGAAAAAGCCCCTTTTAATCAAGATGATCGATCATTTTTGGAGGCTATTGCGGAACTACTTTCTGAAAGATTTTGGTAA